The genomic DNA CCGCCCGATAACAGAGTTGTGTCAACTGTTGCGTTAAATGAACACTGCTTTTTTGAAGCAGCACATACCCAGAGGTGAGGGCGTATTTGATGTGGTTGGAGGTGGTGTAGATGAAGACTCCACTCTCGTCCCAGGCTCCACTCTTCACTCTGATGTTCTCATGAATGTTGCACAAACTCTCCAGCTTACGGTTGCAAATCATGATGGCTGAGGGACGAAACAGACAGCTGGAGATTTAGattccatgtttttattttaagaatcACTAGAGATCAAGTCAGCTTTTCACTTTTGGTGGTCAAGAGCATGCTAACTGTGCATTTTCAAGTCAAATTCAATTAGCTGTACTAAAATCTTTTATAAACTGCTTAATGGTGCTTTTACCAACATTCACAAATCAATCTTCCACAAACTAAATCCTTAAATCACAGCTTCCTCTTCTTTGTGTGAGTTATTTGGACTTTAAAGCACAAtttgatgcagaaaaatgagttGCAAAAATATGTCTGTTTTGCTGTAATGTGGTAAAGTGGATTAGCATTGTCCCCAGAAAACTACTTTATCAGCCTCGTGATAAGCATGGGGGACGTCCTAACAGGACTCATGTCCCAGTGATGTTTCAGAGTCTCAGGCCTGGCAGCACTAACAAGTTTAGATGTTGTGACTCTGGTAAGTGTCTTTGTCTGTACATGCAGATATTCTTATCTACCCACCGTGTTTAGCCAGCAGAGCCACGTGGCTGGTGTCAGCGCTCCACACCACGTACTTGACCTTGGCGATCTTAACGGTGGCCAGAGAGCGTTTCTGCTGCACATCGAACAGCGTGACGCCATCGGCATCGCGCAGCAGCAGCGAGCCCGTCCCTGCGTAGAAGATTTCCTCACAGCTCGGCACCTGAACCTTCTTCACAATTTCATTCTTCAGGTTCTTAATCAGCAGCTACAAAAGGAGCGGGACATGTTATAAGAAGACCTTTGACTTCTTTAATTGGAGATTAATGTCTCCAACTCTGCCTTTCATTAATCAATCACAAAGACCTCAACTATTCTTCACAATGATTAATAGCAAAACATTTCCGTACTTTGACTTGCAAATGGACTTACAGAGTGCATACGGTCCAGGACTGCAAACCTGTTCCTGGCCACCCAGACTGCAGTCAGACCTGAGGATCTCTTCCCCTCCGGtgctgagaaaaagacagattcTGTTTAACTGCAGTGTATTTTCAGGGATCCAACTTGTTGGCATCCAATCAACAACTTACAGTGTTACAGTGCAACTACACATAATCACTCAAAGGTTACAGTACAAGTAATTCACTGTCCACAAAGCAAAGTGTGAGGAAAAGCAGAATAACTTTAGTGAGCCGTTTCTTTACCATCAGGGTTCTGAGAGTCACTTTCTTTGGGAATAGAGTACAAGTCATAAGTGCTGTTCTCCAGGTTGGTCGCCCTCTGCAGGAGGTAAAGAGCATTACATGAAATATATTGAAAACAATTAACTGAAGTGACTGTATATGCCAGTAAGGGATTAACgtgcgtgagtgtgttttgattgagagaTACTTACAGTGCAGAGCAGAACAGCATTCTCGGCAGGGTTGTAAGACATGCTGAACACCGGGAACTTAGACCCACTAGgacaaaataatacataaaacacagcatgttACACTCAGCAGTATCCAAATATTTCAACAGAAGCATGAATGAGGGTGGGGTGGCTGCTCTGCATGTCTCACCCACTAGAAATGACCTACCTGCGTAGCTGCATGACAGCAGTGTCCTTGCTGCTATTGAAGTCCAGCTGGCGGAGGAAACGGTCCTTGACGTAGTACAGCATGTTGCCGTGCACTGCGTATGCAGGACGCTCACGCTCCAGCTTGAACACAATCATGCCGCTGTCATGACCTGAAGGAGACGACACATCTTTCAGTGTAATAGTCACATATACATAGTTATACACCTGCggttgaaatgtgtttctctaCTGCAAGAAGATGCTTTTACtagtaaaatgtctgaaatgttcAAATCCTACAGATGTGTCTTAAATGTTGCAATTTTTACTGAAATGGCAATAAAGCACTGAAATGTATTCTGATGTAACCAAAATGTCCGCTGTGAGTGTCGTGTTCACCTACATGACACAAAGACGTAGGACTTTAGACTCCCTCTGACTTCGTTAAATGTGTACAGATGCAGACCAGTGTCATCACCTACCAGCAGCAAACAGGTTGAGGTTTGGGTGAGCCCCCAGTACCCAGAAGCGATCGTGGTCCCGGCGGAAGGTCTGCACTCCGGTCCTTTTGGACATATCCCAGACCCGGATGCTCTTGTCCTCAGAGTTGGACAGGATGAGCTCCTGGCGTGGGTGGAAGACGGCACAGGACACATTGTTGTAGTGACCGCGGCACGTATCCAGTTCCCATGCCTTGGATTCTGGACCGTGGGAGAAGGAGACcatagaagaagagaggagagtggaaaGAGTGAGACTGGCTATGAGTggaaaatttaaaataaaaaaaagggatgaatgcacaaacaaaactacaaatgcCAGCTCTTAATACACTTCATCCTTCATAGGGATGAAACATAACATGTCAATAGAGCTTCAGTTACGATGGGCACCGGGTAGCAGACTGTTAATGAACGTTAACTAGGGACTTCTGACTCACTTACCATTCATTCTCCAGATCTTGACCTGCCTGTCGTCTGCTCCAGACACAATGAGAGGCATACTGGGGTGGAAGGCAGCCCAGTTGACCCCCCGGTCGTGACCCtggacacagatacacaaagtCATGTCACACAAATCCAAATGAAAATCCATCAGCTGTGCCAGCACTGAGCCCAAGGACTGAAGGTTTTCTGAACATTTAATTGGTGTCATTGGAGGTCTTTTTGAAATATTGTAGCCTCagacaaaattattttttgacaAAAGCATGGCAGAGAGACCATCAATTACATCCTCCCTGAACACCAATGGGCACAAATAGATATTTAAAAAGGGGTTTCCACTAAGCACAACACCTTGGTCAGGTGAAGAATTTTCTGTTGCTAACCTGGCAAAGTTAAAGGTTGATtcactgaaacaacaacatatcaGACTCCGcagaaaatacatacatacatgtgaaaCCCACTGCTCACCTCAAGGACATGCTTCACAACAGCATCCGAGGCACCAAACAAGTCAACACCAGAGATGCCGCGCACCTCGGTCTCCACAGCGCCTGGAGACAGGTTCTTCTTCCTCAGACCTGGAACCAACATTCAGGGCACCGCGTGCAAGGAGGGAGCAATATTCATGTTACACATGGCACAAACACAGTACGGGGAGGAAGAACTTGAGAAACAAGATACAAATtatgaaatgatcaaatatgaagcaacacaacagaagaagagaggcagaagCAGGGAGAACTGTTGGactactgaacacacacagggttgaaacacagcaacacaacctCTGCTCTCTCATTCCCCTCTGACTTGAGTCTGGAAACAATCATGGCTGTAGCAGTACTGTTGATTGGGTTAATGAAACACTGGCACAAGACGAAAATCACAACAATCACTGATTTGATTGGATGGCAGTGCAAAATACTGATTACCTCCCAGACTCAAATGAGattaggaaaaaaaatgattgagaAAACACAGCTTGCATTCATGATTCCTGCCCATTAAAACAATGTGGTGAACAAATAGttcaacagcacagagagatgatacaggaagaaagaaatggcaCTAGGAACCCATGTGCAGGTGTGGATGTTTCCAGGGAGAGCATGGGATAAGGAGGACACAGGAAGCGCGTGGACTTGGCTcatgggggtggggtgggtggtgCGGTGCTCTGTGTTGTAAAGGCGTGCTCTGATGGGGCGTTGGATGTCAGGAATATGatgagttttttgttttcttagaGGCTCATGCATGTTTCTGCACAGATGTTTGAGTCACATGCAGAGTTAATAGAATCTGACATGTCACAGATTAGGGTTAGGAATGAAGTTGGCAACAATAAGGTGACTTCAGCTATTAGAAATGTAGACTGTGATATTATTTCATGTTATATTTTGAGTCGTAGAGCCAGCCGTGCAAATGTCAGGGGGAAGTCTGTAAACATTTCAGAATCAGTACTGAGACAGTTAAACTTTGTTAAAGACGCACTTTCAAACCGGTTAGTGGCGGTGGCTGTTTTTCTTGATGCAATTtaaacaatgcagaaaaatggtaaaataacaGTATGGGAAGCAGTATGGACTAACTATAATGAAAGCATGAGTGCAAAGCGACCCTTCCTTTCATTCTAAATGGATGCCGTGCATGTAACATGGTGAGTCAAGCGTGAATATTCTACACCCGGCTATGACTATATGAATAAATGCAATCAAGCTTGATGCTATGAAATGTGAAAGCATAAAAATCGACAGGACAGGAGACAGTTACAGATCTGCATCTTACACATGTTCACATGTAAGAAAAGTGATAGAAGATGTGAGCCAGTTAATGGTTTAGTTAGTGAGaagacaagaaacaagaaagagcATCAACAAACAAAGATTTTAAGAGCATGCAGAGGCACAGAAACACTTCTCCcatttcctttgtcttttttgttttaactacATCTTACACCTCTGATCTATAAACGTAATATTCTTAATTCTGAACATTATTTACAGTGCAGTATTTCAGTCCTTCCTGAAAGGAGAGGTGTTTCTGCAAACAGCCCACAGAGATTTGTCCTCTACAAgtaggagaggaagaagaggacttGACGTCCTGCTCCTGCTTCTTCCTCATCCTTCTTACCACTctgaacccccccaccccttcctcaACCCAGCCCGCTGTCCTCTGGTCTGCCATCCCCAGGCCCTCACCAGAAATATCCCACACTCGCACGGTCTGGTCCAGACTAGCCGACACCACCAGGTCCTCAGATGGGTGAAACTGGGCGCACATCACATAGTGATTATGGCCGGTCAGCACACTGCGGATGATTAGGAAAGAAGGGATATATTCAGAAATTTTAGAACACAGATCATCTTATCATCTTAGTATTTTTCTTCAGGATAATAACAATGATTATTATAATGCTTACTCTAAAATGTTGTTAAGCAGTGGTTTGGGGTGGTTGCATGATACATGAACAATTACtctcagtttaaaaaaaacagtacagtatgtcttaCCAGACACAGGTCCTAGACTGCCAGTTCCAGATGCGAATAGTCTGGTCATCTGAGGCACTCAGAATCCAGGGGTACTCCTACAGAAAAGGAAATGGTTCAATTAATTCATCCATTTCAGATTTACTTTTTCACATGGACGACAAGAAACACAGTGTTTGTTACTGTGTACCTTGAAATCAGTGATGACATGCTAGGAAGAAGATGCATTTTAAAGTGGCAGAACAACTCACATGGTGGAAGAAGGTGGTTCTGATGTAGTCGAGGTGTCCAAGAAGAGTGAAGAGGCAGCGTCTCAGCTTGTAGTTCCACACCTGGTCAAAACAGGAATATTTACTCAGCATATACATTTATAACATATTGGTGTAATCTAATCATTATATGGAATATTAATACAATAGACATTTTGATCCACACACCATAACAGCACCATgcaacagaaaattaaacatCACATCTCTGACATctaatgtaaacatttaaagatTCTTGAGTAGATTATTTGCTGAGATATGGTCATCAGAGCAAGTAACATCAAGATAGATTCAATTAAactgaattttatttatattgtgccaaatcacaacaaaagttatctcatgacacttatgacacatatagagcaggtctagagaCCGTGCtctttataatatataacatgcatataaacaacatttttggtACAGAAAACCTTTGCAAAAAATGCTCAAACCTGTCAGCTTCATGACATTTCTACCTGGCAACAACAGTGAGTGCAAAAGCAGCCTCACCTTGATTTTGTAGTCATCTCCtccagacacaaacagaggctGCTGCTTGTGGAAATCAATTCCTCTGACAGGGCCTGTGGGTGAAGACACATCAGTTACATCACATACCTATCAAGAACACAGGGTGGAAGTtaaaaataatgataacaataataatagtaataatatacTACATGAGCCACACCACTGCCTTACCATCATGTTCGTCAAACTTGTCAATCAGTGTGCACATCCGATAGTCCCACAGCTGGATGACTCCGTTGTGCAAACTTGCAAGAACCCATGGTCTCTTGGGATGGAAGCTTAggcctgaaatgtaaaacagttGGTCACCTTTCTTATAATATCAGTTGAAAACATGCCACTAGACTTCAGCCAATAAAAAGGTCAGCAAGGAAACCATAGCAAGTGGTCAAGTTTAACTAGTTGGTTACGCTAGCTAACGGTAGATTAGCTAAGGAAACGTACAGGTAGCTAGAGTCCGTTCAACATCACTACATCTGAACAGAAGATAGGACATAGATGGTTTAAAAGAAGAGAGTCTGTGATACATACACCTCTTAGAACAAGCAATATATTAATTTACAGACATAACTTTAAATTGATAAATAGCTAAGCAGGAAAACaccagctagctaacgttagctcctATGCTAACTGCAGCTGGCAAACTCTTACCTTTGACACGAGCCGACTTCGTTTCAAATTTGGTTAACATCGTCACTTGACAACAACACAAGTCGCAATTTTAATGCTGCGGTAACATATAACTGCCCAGGAACAATAGAAACGACTCAAATATTCCAAACAGGTGAGCTCAGGCGGCCCGATCGCCTTCGCCCATTTAGCTGATTCTCCTTGTTCCTGACACGTAGCCCGTTCTGTCTTCCGGTTTTGAACAATAAAGTTGTACACTGAAAATCTGACGCAGAAAGCTCCACGGCGGCGGCCGATAGAAATACAACGCATAGAACTGAACTGAGCCGAGCCCTGCTAACTATTTTACCATAACTAATCTAAATAGTCTGTTTCTGCACAGTCTGTTCAAAGAGACCGTGCTGTTCAGGAGCTTTCGGTCATATCATGTAAGTATTTATGTTGAGCATGAAAGTTAATCGTGGATTGACACACAAAATAAGGTCCACTTATTAGCTTCTTGTGGACTTTCATCTGCATCTcgtggtcttcatcagtggatggagtttgccctGTTGACCAAAgtgaaaaagtaaacaaaagatGGGAAAACTCAACTGAAAACTCCTCTACCCAATTAAAAATAagaataccacaatgtaaaaatattcttTAAGTAGTTTTATCAGTTATTCTACATTAATCAAAAGTACTTATTACTTACTTAATTGTGCAACAGATGACCCCTGTAAATTTTACATAATACTGATGCATTActatgtaagcagcattttggTGATGGAGCTGGTTGAGGACGACAAAAGTTTAATTACACTTAGTTGAAATAATGTATATCTTGTATTTCTACTCTGCTATATGCACTCACTTTGAACATACAATTGTTTCATAGCACTCAGAtttgatgcacacacacttcagatgttttaatgtttttatttcttacagtTTAAATAATAAGTAAGCCTGAATAAATGTTCTTATATTCTATGACTTGCTACGACTAATGtaaaagcaataataataataataataatacacaacaaacaatattaatttgcattatatcattattttatttcatacatttacaaaacaaaccaaaatagTGTCAAATGACAGGTTGCATTTTCCTAACAGTTCTGGGCATGTTTGCATCGGCCCTGAGAGTTTGAATAGACTGCCCCCACCCCATGATGAAAACCACAGGCCATTCTGGACCTCCACAGCAGCCTCCCCTCAGCTGTGTTTGATGTGCATCTGAACTCTTTTCAGTGCATGGCTGACTGAATCTTTTCACAGTACCCCTTTATTATACAGTTATTGATGAGCTGATGGTCGTGTGATTTCTAGACCTCTCTCTATAGTCACAGCGGTAAAATAGCAGCTGGTGAAAAGTGGCCACTGAAGTaaacaaaccaaccaaccaCAGCCAAAATGTGCAAACATCAGGCTGTTGATGTTTCACCCAACAGTGCCTCTCCATGAATTATAAACATGTTTCTCTCTTCGTGTGACACAATGTGATGTTTAGTCCACTGCCTATCACCTTTTCTGGAAAGGGCATAATATACTTCTAATGGAGGGTACAGGATATACATACATGTTATCAGGTGGTAAACATTCCTGAAGTGTTTTTTCCTCGCAGGGACCTCATACCAAAGAAAATATCActctgcacatttaaaacactgggAATCACAAGGGAAGCACTTTGCACAGTAACTCTACACTATAATGATCACTGTAACCACAGCAAAGGCATCCGGGGATCATCATCTCAATCACTTCAAATCAACATCTGAGAATGGGggacaatgggggggggggggggtctttttaAATTAGTTGGCTGAATTACAGTAGTTGCTGGGaacttctctcttttttaaattgtttaaataGTTAatgaatgtacatttttttccagtttCCTTACATGTTAATAAGTAATTAACTCGTTAATTTAAGTCCTGTACAGAAACAGAGTTGTGTGTTTAATGAAGTACCAAAGAATGATCACTAACTTGGTGTAAACCAGGGGTGATATTGCAAATTCACACCATTAAAACTATAATCGTAAGTGCTTAGTGGAATGATAGCAGGATCTACCTTATGATGAGACCTAAAATAATAACTTAAAAGTCATTTTGCAAAGGCACTGTTTATACCCGTGAGGTGGTTTGATAGATTTTACCATGAGGCTAAACagtataataaaaacaacatggagaacggcagtattttcttttcaaaaggaACGCAGCTAAAACTAAACCGTGAAGGAGCTATGGCAACCGCTGACAAACTAATGCACAGATGTCAAAATGTTCTCAGTTGTGCGTTCAGTGATTTTACGCagaagagagtgtgtttgtgtgtgtggttcttgTTGGTTTTCGTGCATCCTCCTGTTGTTTCTGCATCCACACACCTTCTACTTGAAAGAGAACAGTGTCGACGGTTTGGTCAAACTCCTGCCCGAGCTCTTCCTCACACTCCTTCACTCCCTGCCTGTCGCTGACGCACACAGAGTGACCCTCTGGCTCCAGTGCTTCTGAAGGACCACACCACCACCTCATCACATGATGGAGCACTGCTCTGCCGCCCCGGCCCCGGGGCCTCCGGGGAGATTGAGGGACTCCATGTCAAAGTTAAAGCCTGGAGGCtagaggggaagaagaaagaggaagaaagcgGTCATGTCTaggacaaaaaggacaaaaacttGAGGTCCACCTcacaatataatgtaatgtaactgtGACCTCAGGAATGAACATGTAATTGCATCATAAAGACAGATGTTATGACAGGGCTGCTGTTTTAGATTGCATTAGGTTGTGCCATACCTAATTAAGTGGTCACTGAATGTGTGTACTATAGGTAGCATAAGTGATTTGATTACAggtaaagagaaagaaaaaaggcaaagaaaggGTTTGCCGTGTGTGATTGTCAACTTTGTAATACAGCTGGGAATTTcacaaatacaattttattGTACTTTGAGGACCCTGTGTATTGTCACAGGCTATGCCAAGAAGATCCAAGAGGAATAAATTAAataggaaaatatttttttttttttttaaaaaggacatcatgacaaacaaatgcactctAAAGCCCTTAAATTTCCTTTCAATGAAGacagcagtaaaacacacatttcatgaaaCATATACACTGCACATACGCTGTGTTTTGTTGACTGAGAGCAGTGGAAAACTTACCGCATCACCTGCTAGCTCTTTGGGTGGTTGGCCTAGGTCTTGCAGCTGTAAGTAAAGGCATTATAATCTGTGATAAGTTTCATTCTTTACTTGCAAAAGCCTTTTCAACCAAGAAGTCAAATGCAGAGTGCGTCTACCTTTTGCATCAGGTCCATGATGCTCTCGAACGTGCCTTCTTTATCTGCTGCTCCCTGTTCATCCTTCTCAAAGAGCTTACAGATCTCTCCCATGATTTTGGCCTGCTGCTCATAGCGCTGGTAGTCCTCTGGGCTTAGGCTTGGCTTGTTGGCTTCCAGCCATTCTGGGTACTGTGAGGGTGAGTGATATTTATGAGTGACACTTCGTGGAACTAGAAACTAtagtcattgtttttaaaacagatGCAAACCTTAGCAGTGATCTCTTTGAGTGATGGATAAAGCACTTCCTTAGAGAGAAGGTTCTGCATGATGGACTGCATGATGGGCAGGATGTTTCCGTCATCACCACCTGCTTCGCCACCCTCTTCCAATCCCAGGCCTTCTAGAGCTTTGACAAGGTCATCTCCAGCTAGTCCTGTGGTCTGTAAGAGAAAAGTAATGATATTCTCTAAACTGTTGTATGTTTGCATCTCTCTAAACAGTTTTGTAACAATTGATCCGATTGTGATTTTACCCACCTGCAGGTTGTCTGCATTTTTGGCCAGGCCACGGAGGGTTTCTttaagacaggaagtgaattcTTGTTGGGAGGCGGTGTCGGTGCCTATACAGAATACACAGATAACAGTCAGGCTACAGGAACAAAACAGTAAGGAGAGGAACgtatcaaaaccacaaataattCATTGTAGACCTTACCAACTTTGCCTGCAGCCTCTGAGAGTTTATGAAAGTGCTGCAGTAATTCTGGCTCCTCCTGGGCCAACTCAGTCATGGCCTTCTCCCACTCCTCCTTGGCTTGGGTAGCCATGTCCCCCTCGAAGAGAGTCTCAAAGAGTTTGCAGTCTTCAAGCAGGGGTGGCTACACAggtaaatagatagatagattttttttgtactaAATAACCGCTTTGCCATCACAGGCAACTTGAAAATGTATTGACtataatgaaaagaataatgAATGTAATGAATAATGAAACTACTTTTTGGTGGGCAGTGAATTTTAGCAGCAGCAAAAGGTAAACAAGTCATAAAACCAAGAAAATAGCGAAAGAGGACCAAGAAACTTGACTTAAGTCAAGGACTAATAACAACCGACAAACTCAAATACTTTCTATCTTCCAGAGTAGGAGACAGTGAATTGAAATAATATCAAACAATCTGGGAAAAGTTTGGGTATTGCAGTCTCAAGGTTTCTACCAGTACTGATAATAAGCAATGCCTGGTCACAGTTACAGTTTGTGATAGGAAAGCAAAGTTTATAGTTCCCTATCACACATTTATCTAATTCCTTGATTCTCAGGTTGAAAATGAACTgatgttaaaataaatcaaatgacacTAGTATAAAAATTAATTGATGTTGTTGCTACTTGAGCCAAATTCATAAGAAATTAATTCACAAGCAGCGACCAGATGAGAAGTACAATTCAGTTAGGAGAGAATATACAGTTGGAGAAAAGTGGAGGCtgtgattatatattataaagtGCATTTGTAACAAAACAAGATGCTGAAACCAACACTATACtaagaacaacaaacagaccTTCTCTGCTCCACTTTtggctgaggaggaggcagctgcAGGTTCAGGGGCTGGAGGGGCCGGTGTCTTATCAAAGTCATCCAACGCACCTGAAAGTAAGGGATAACATTAGCACCATGCCACGACTATTAAATAGTTTTAAAGGATTAATTCAACTACGCAAATGTTAGAATTCAGCCATGATCTACTTAATCCTGCATTAGTTTTAGACCCAGCTGCAGAAAAGGCATTGGATGTACATCAAATGTTTCCAAACAGCTCGTGCAGCAAATTCCAAATGATTCTTCTGTGTCCAAAAGCTCAACACTAAACCCCTTTATATCTTGGATTTTCCTCACTGGTACTACGGCGTAATGAGTCTTCTTTGAAGCAATCCAATGGACGTTTAAAATTCAA from Enoplosus armatus isolate fEnoArm2 chromosome 14, fEnoArm2.hap1, whole genome shotgun sequence includes the following:
- the pex19 gene encoding peroxisomal biogenesis factor 19, encoding MASGTGEPSTGHDTELDELLDSALDDFDKTPAPPAPEPAAASSSAKSGAEKPPLLEDCKLFETLFEGDMATQAKEEWEKAMTELAQEEPELLQHFHKLSEAAGKVGTDTASQQEFTSCLKETLRGLAKNADNLQTTGLAGDDLVKALEGLGLEEGGEAGGDDGNILPIMQSIMQNLLSKEVLYPSLKEITAKYPEWLEANKPSLSPEDYQRYEQQAKIMGEICKLFEKDEQGAADKEGTFESIMDLMQKLQDLGQPPKELAGDAPPGFNFDMESLNLPGGPGAGAAEQCSIM